CCTCGAACCCCAGCCCCGACTGGTTCTTCATGTGGGTGTTCGGCTCGCTGAAGATGATCCCCGCGGAGGTGACCCTCGCCGGGACGACCGTCGTCCTCGGCGGGTGGGCGGAGTTCATCGGCGGCATCCTGATCCCGATGGTGATCATCGGCGTCATGATCGTCTGGCCGCTGATCGACAACACGGAGGAGCCCCAGCACTTCACGGTCGACCCGCTCGACCGCCCCGCCCAGACCGCCCTCGGTGTGGGGGCGATCATGCTCACCATCGTCCTCTCCATCGACGGGATGCGCGGGACGGTCGCCACGGTGCTGGGCGTCTCCACCAACGCGCTGTACCCCTACCTCGTGGCGATGACGGTCGGCATCCCGGTGCTGTACACCCTGCTCGTCTACGCCCTGCTCAAACGCCGACAGCACCGGCTCGCCGGGTAGATGCGCGTCCCGCTCTCCCCCGCGGCGCTCCGCCGGCTCGACCTGGCGAGCAAACTCGCCGGCCTCCTCCTGCTCGCGGTCGCGCTGGAGGGTTCACTTGGTAGCTGGTCCCTCTTGGTTGGCCTCGCCGGCCTCGTCGTCGGCGGCGCCACGATCTTCCTCGATCCCGCGAAGTAGGGGATCACACCAGTTCCCGACGGAGGAAAAAGCCCGCGAGGACGACGGTACAGGCGCCGAGCACTAGTATTCCGAGCGTCCCGATCACACCGGAGTAGAAGAACAACTGGACGGCGATCCGGTTGGCGGTGCCTCTGGCCGCCAGCCCGCCGGTTGCCAGGCCGAAGGCCACCAGCCAGAGGCCGAACCCGAGCGCCCCGGCCCGCGCGAGCCACGGGTGGACGAACCGGTCGAAGAAGCCGTCCGCCGCCTCGGGGCCGGGCGGGCGCTCGCGCATCCCTCCTCAGCTCCCGTCGCCGACGTCGTCGGGCGCGTCGGCCAGCAGGTCGTCGGCCGTCAGGAGCGACTCCAGTTCGACGTCGTGCTCGGCGAGGTTCTCGGCCGCGCCCTCCTGTCGGTCGACGACGACGATGACGCGGTCGACCACGGCACCGGCCTCGCGGAGCGCCTCGACCGCGTCGACCGCGCTCTGGCCGGTCGTGGCGATGTCCTCGAGGACGACGACCTCCTCCCCCTCGGCGAGGTCGCCCTCGATCCGGTTGCCGGTGCCGTACTCCTTGGCCTGCTTGCGCGCGATGACGTAGGGCTGTCCGGTCTCGACGCTCGTGACGGCGACGAGCGGCACGGCACCGAGCGCGACGCCGGCGAGTTTCGCGTCCCCGACCCTGTCGGCGAAGGCCTCCGCGATCAGTTCCAGCGAGCGGGGATCGGTCTCGAAGACGTACTTGTCGACGTAGTACTCGGAGGTCCCGCCGTGTGAGAGCTCGAACTCCCCGAACTTCACGGCGTCGGCGTCCCGGAGCGCGTCGATGAGGTCCTGACTGGTCATGTCACAGTCCCGGTGCCCGCGCGACTAATACCCGCCGGAACTAGGCCGGCCCGGGCGGCGCACCCGCGCTGATCTGGGTCAGTCCGAGCAGCGCGAGCAGGAGGCCGGCGACGGCGACGCCGGCGGCCAGCAGCGGCGCGGTTATCTGTGCGGCGAAGATGGCCACGCCGCTCCCGCCGAGCAACAACACCGTCCCGCCCGCGACGCTCGCGGTGCTCTCGAGGGTCCGCTCGCCCATCGCCTCCGCGTACAGCAATCGCGTGCCGCCGAGACCGAGGACGCCCCCGAGGATGCCGAACACGACGGGGACCGCCAGCAGGAGGCCGTCGACGCCGCGGACGAGCCGGTAGCCGCCCACGGCGGCGATGCCGAGCGATCCCAGTGCGAGCAGCGACGCGCCGGCGAGGCGGGCTTGGGCCCCTTCGATCGAAGTACTCACGTCTGGAAGCCGCTTCTCGAGCCACTGCCCTGTGCGTTGCGCTTCGCCGTCGCTTCTCGGGTGTGGAAAATACGAGATGAGAGACCGGTCAGAAGGGCGCTTCGGGGCCTTCGTCGTCGTCGCCGCCGCTCGACTCGTGGCCCGGGAAGGAGGGGCTGGTCGAACCGCCGGCCATGCCCTCGTTGCCGCCCATGCCGGTGTTGGCGTGGACCTCGGTGATCTCGGGGATCTCCTTGGTCATGCGCGTCTTGATGGCCTGGATGGTCATCGGGGAGATGCCACAGCCCGAACACGCGCCGCCGAGCTGGATGGACACCTCGCCGGTCTCCCGGTCGATGTCCTGGATGGCCGCGCTACCGCCGTGCATCTGGATCTGCGGGAAGTTGCGGCGCAGGAAGTTCGTGATCTGCTCACGAAGGTCGTCGTCGCCGCCCTCGGTTTCGGTGCTCATAGTACATCTCCTTTGGTCGTCACCGTGCTTAGGCTTTTGGACTCACCCGTTCGGGTGGCCCGGTGGCGGCCGCTCAGGCCACCGCCGTGAGCACGCCGCTGGTCCGGACCGCGAAGTAGATCACGAACGCGACCGCGAGCAGCCACTGGCCGACGTGGACGTCGCGGAACTCGCCCTGCGCGGTCTTCACGATGGGGTAACTGATGATCCCCGCCGCGATCCCGTAGGCGATGGAGTAGGTCAGCGGCATCACCATGATGGTCAGCCCGGCCGGCACCGCGTGGGCGAAGTCGTCCCACTGGATGTCGGTGACGTTGCCCATCAGGAGCACCGCCACGACCACCAGCGCGATGTGGGAGGCGTACTGCGGGATGGCCGCCGCGAGCGGCACGACGACCAGCGAGGCCAGGAAGAGCAGGCCGATCACGAGCGCGGTCATCCCGGTTCGACCGCCCTCCTCGACGCCCGCCGCGGACTCGATGTAGGTCGTGACCGTCGAGGTCCCGAGCATCCCGCCGACGGTGGTCCCGACCGCGTCCGCCATCAGCGGTCTGTCGATGTCGGGGAAGTCGCCGTCCTCGTCGAGGAAGCCGCCGGCCTGACCGACGCCGACGAGCGTCCCCGCGGTGTCGAAGAAGTCCACGAAGAAGAAGGTGAACACGATCAGCGAGAACACGAACGGTTCGACGTTCGTGAACCCGTCGAGGAAGGCGCCGATCAGCGGCGTGATGTCGTACTGGGGGTCGGGGATGCTCGCGGGCGTGAGCGTCCCGCGCCCGAACATGCCCGCCGCGGTCAGGCCCCACCCGAGCAGCGTCGTGCCGACGATGCCGATGACGATCGAGCCCTTGATCCCCGCCGCGTAGAGCGCGAACGTGAGGAAGAGGCCGAACACCGACAGGATCGCCACCGGATCGCTGGCCACGTCACCCAGCGCCAGAAGCGTCGCGGGATCGTCGACGACGATCCCCATCGCCTGGAACCCGATGATCGCCAGAAAGAGCCCGATCCCGGTCCCGACCCCGAACTTCACCGGCTCGGGGAACAGGTTGATGATGTACTCGCGCGCACCGATCGCGGTCAGAACGATGAAGATCACACCCTCCGTGACGATCGCGGCGAGGGCCGTCTGCCAGGGCACGCCCATCACGCCGACGACGGTGATCGCGAAGAAGGCGTTCAGCCCGAGTCCGGGAGCCAGCCCGAACGGCCGGTTCGCGTAGAACGCCATCACGAAGATCGCGACCGCGGAGGCGAGGATCGTCACCACCGCCAGCATCTGGAACACCTCGCCGGCGCTGTACCCTTCCAGCGCGATCCCGCCGGGGGTGTTGTCGTCGGGGAACGCCGTCAGGATCGCCGGGTTCACGACGACGATGTAGCTCATCGTCAGGAAGGTCGTGATCCCCGCGAGGATCTCCGTCCGCAGGTCCGTGCCGTGCTCTGCGAACCCGAAGTAGTTCGCGAACCAGGAGTCCTGGCCCCCGTCCGTCACCGCCTCGTCACCCGCCGCCGGTTCGTCGGACATGCTTCGTCGTCGCAAACGTTTCTCCCCAGCCTGTTATGTATTTCTTTGCCGGTAGTGTTCGCGGTGTAACATCTCGACCCACCGAACCGGACGGAGCCGAGAAGGCTGCCGAACTGGGCAGTGACGGGCGTTGGAGACGCTTCGGCTCCCCGACCGATTCTGGATCGTGACAGATGAACTGCAAGTCGCCTGTCTCACAGGTCAGGCCGGATCGACGATCACTCGCTGGTGTCGAACCCGAACACGCGCTGGAGTTCGGTCTCGATCTCGTCGAGGTAGCGGTCCATGATCGAGTCGAACTTCTCCTCGCCGACGACGACGCCCTGCAGGCGGTCGTACGGGTCGTCGGGGAGTTCGATGCGGAACCGCCCGTCGCCCTCGTAGAAGGGCTCGCTCTCCGAGAGGACGAACTGGTCGATGCCGTGGATCAGCTCGGAGTCGTAGCGGTCGTTCATCGTCTGGAAGGCGTTCTTGTACGCCCGCTGGAGCTCCGTGAAGTAGTTGGCGTACTTGTCCTCGAATCGCTCGGGATCGAACTCGGCCATACTCTGTGCTCCGTGAGCGAGCCCTAAAACCTGCGTCACTCGTCGTCGGCGTCGCCGACGGTCTCGCGTCCGGGGAGGTCGAACCCCCGGTCGGGCAGCGCCAGCTGGTACAGCCCGATCCCGGCGACGGCCGACAGCGCGATGGCCGCCGCGATGGGGAGCCACACCGCCGTCGAGAGCAGTCGCTCCGGGCCGATCTGCCGGGGCACGACCGTCGCGACGACCACCGCCAGGATCGACATGGTGAAGACCACGCCGAAGGCGAAGCCCGCCCCGAAGACGAGCCGCTCGCGCTCGGTCGTCTCGTCCGGTTCTGATCGTGCCATGGGATAACACTCGTCACTCGAACGTGTTAGCTCTGGTGGCCGTTCGAACTGGGTCAGTCGTCCCCGTCGACGAGCGCGGTCCCGTCGTGTGCGTCGGGGACGGTCGTCGCCACCAGGCGCTGTTCGATCCGGCGGAGGTGCTGACCGACGACGCTGGCCGAACAGTCCAGTTCGGCCGCGATGTCCGCGTGCGTCGCGGCCCGCGGGTTCTCGTAGTAGCCCAGTTCGACGGCCGTGAGCAACACCTCCTGCTGGCGCTCGGTCAGTTCCCGGAACCGCTGGCTGGTCTCCGGATCGTGTCTCCGGACGTACTTGACGTGGACGTCGGCGAGTTCGCGCGTCTCCGCCAGTCGGTCCCGCAAGGCCTCCTGACTCCCCGTCTCGACGATTTCGAGCGTCGACGGCTCGTGGTCGACGAACCGGATGGGGAACTCCATGGAGACCCCGAAAGACTGGCGGATCGAGAGCAACCGCTCGAACGTCTCGTCGGGATGAAAGCGCAACTGCGCGACGAGCGTCTCCCCCTGCTCTGTGACCCTCGCGTCGACGACCTTCTGCGGGACCGCGTCGAGACACGTTCGCAGCGTCTCCGCGTCGCCGTCGACCTCGTAGACGACCAGCACCGTGCCGTCGGCGAGAAACTCGAACGACCGGATCGCCTCGAAGTACACGTCGACGTCCCACAGCGCTCGCTCCCCCAGATCGAAGTATCCTCGCTCCGGTGTTATCGTGAACGCGACCTCCCACATACTGTTAACCTCACCCCCGAACTGGTCGTTCGTTACGGCCCCTCCATATAAAAATATAATCATGACCGTACGAATATATACCCTTCGTCCGCTACAGCGTTAGTTTGCGGTGTGGACGCAGACACCGCAGTGAGAAGCGTGGGGATGGCAACGACCGACCCCACCGATCGGTGCTTCGCGGGACGGGTCCGACTGCACGGGTGCGGATCCGCACGGGGACCCCGCGTCCCCGTCCGCTCCGGCCGTCACCCGTCTCGACGAAAGCGGGCGGATCGCCACCCGCCCTCTCTCCCTCGACCTGCGAGACCGCTCCCCCAATGCGCAGGACCGATCTCACCGCCGTCTGCGCCGTTTTTTGCGACCTCGGGCCCGTTCGCACACTCGGCAGTCCATCGCTCCCGATAAACCACAGGTCGCTATAGCAAACGTCGCCCGTGGCCGGTTACCCGAGCTGCTCGCCGACCAGTTCGTCGGCGTGCTCGACGAACTCGGCTTCCCGACCGGCGGGGATGGTCGCCCCGGCGGCGACGTCGTGACCGCCACCGCCGCCGCCGACCGCTGCGCTGGCCTCGCCCATCACCGCCGAGAGGTCGAGCCCCTGCGCGACCAGGCGGCCGGTCCCCCGCGAGGACACTTTGGTCTCGTCCTCGTTCTTCCGGGCGAAGGCGACGATCGGGCGGTCGCGGTCGACGCCGTCGACCCCGACGGCCATGCCCGCGACGATGCCGACGATGGTCTCCCGGATCTCCTCGCCCGCGTCGAACCACTGGAGGTGCTCCTCCCGTGTCACGCCCGTCTCTTTGACCCACTGGAGCCCCTCCGAGAGGTTCCGGCGGTGGTTCCGGAGGAGTTTCCGGGCCCGCTCGAGTCCCTCGTCGCGGTCGCCGAGACAGACCGCCAGGCCGACGTCGGCCCGCTCGTAGCGGGCGGTCGCGTTCAACAGCGTGGAGAACTCGCTGGCGTCCCGCAACTCGGTCCCGGACGGCTCCGCGAGGAGGGTGTAGGTCGTCCCCACGAGCGCGTCCACCTTGTCGGCGGGGACGCCTTTCTGCAGCGCGCGCTGGACGAGCGAACTGGCGACGGTCTGGCGCTCGTCGTCGGTCAGGTCCACCCAGCGCCGCCACTCGCCGTCCTCCTTGAGATCGAGCCCCAGCCCGTCCAGAAACCGGATCGCGCCGCTCTGGTTGTTGCTGATCCCCGGAATACGGACCTCGCTGGCGTACTCGAGCAGTTTCGGCAGCGGCCGGGTCTGTTTCCCGTAGAAGGCGATGTCCGTGCCCTCTTCGAGGACTCCTGCCTCGACTCCCTCGGCGACGATCTCCCGGTTCGCGCCGACGAGTTCGCCGCCCACTGCCTGCATGTCGCCGACGGCGCCGACGACCGCCAGTCTGGCGAGGTCGCGGTTGTCGACCCCGTCGTCTTCCAGCGCCCGCGCGAGGACGTAGCTGGCGCCCGCCCCCGAGAGCTCCGAAGCCCCGTCGATGCCCTCCAGCAGAGGGTTGAGGTGGAACTCCGTCTCGGTTTCGGCGGGCTGGTGGTGGTCGGCGATCACGGGCGTGAAGTCGCCCGCGGCCTCGTGCTCGCCGATGGCGTCGAGTTGCCCGCTTCCGAAGTCGGTGAACAGGACCGTCTCCTCCTCGCGGGCCGCGATGGTCGCGATCTCGTCGGGGTCGAGCTGTTTCTTGAACACGACCTCGAAGTCGATTCCGGCCCGTTCGAGGGCCGTCGCGGCGATTCCCGCGCTCGTCAGTCCGTCGGCGTCGATGTGCGACGCGAGCAACACCGCCTCGGCGCGCCGCAGGCGCTCGGCACACGCCGCGGCGCGGTCGTCGAGCGCTCCTACTGGGCCGGCCATTGGCAGTTTCTTATCGCGGTCTCCGGTTTAAACCTCCGGTCCGGTGGTGGCTCCCACGCGACAAGGACCGGTCGTTGTCGGGCGATTACGGCGCGCCTCCGGTACCCGATCATGCGAAATGCTACCGAGAATGTAATTTATCGGACCGTCAGCCCCGCAACGCCGCCGCCGAACTCCTCACCGCTCGTCGAGGGCCGCGACGGCGTCGGTGGCGAGTTCCTCGAAGTCCGCTCGCTCGGGAATCACGTCCACGTCGATGCCGTGGGAGCGGGCGGTCTCGGCCGTCGGGTCGCCGATCACGCCGACGACGGCGTCTTCCAGGCCCCTCACGGCCTCGTCCCGGACGCCGCGCTCGGCGGCCGCCGCGAGGAAGTGCTCGACGGTCAGCGAGGAGGTAAACAGCGCCGCGTCCAGGCCGCCGTCCGCGGCCGCCTCGGCCGACTCGCCCGCGCCGTCGGGCCTGACGAGTCGGTAGAGGACCGTCTCGTGGACGTACGCGCCCGCTTCGTTCAGTCCGTCCAGGAGGACGTCGCTCCCGTGGTCGCTCCTGGCCACCTCGACGCGGGCGCCGGAGATCTCGCCTTCGAGGGCAGCCACGAGCCCGCTCGAGGAGAACTCCTCGGGAACGAGGTCGACCCGGAACCCCTCCGCTTCGAGCGCGTCGGCGGTGGGGTCGCCGATGGCGCAGACGGTCGTCTCGCCGGCGCGCCAGCCGGTTTCGGCGACCAGTTCTGCCCCGGTCTTGCTGGTGAAGACCGCGTAGTCGGCGTCCGTCCGGGGCGATGCGCCCGTCGGCGCGACTTCGAGCATCGGGTCGGCGAGCGCGTCGGCGCCCAGGTCGTCGAGCAGGGCGACCGCCTCGGTCGTGCGCTCGTCGTCGGGGCGGAAGAACGCGACGCGGGGGCGGTCGCTCACGACGGATCCGCTCCGTTCTCGAGGAAGGCGACGACGCGCTGGCGCTCGCGGGCCACGTCGCCGATGACGGTGACCGCGGGTGGTTCGATCCCCACCTCGTCGCGCGCCTCGACGATGGTCTCGAGCGTCCCGGTCGCGACCTGCTGGTCCGGCCAGGTGCCGCGTTCGACCAGTGCGACGGGCGTGTCCGGGTCCATCCCGACGTCCAGGAGTTCGCGGGTGTACTCCGGCAGTTTCCCGACGCCCATCAGGACGACGATGGTGCCGCCGGTGGCCGCCAGTGCTTCCCAGTCGACGGCCGAATCGTCCTTCGTGGGGTCCTCGTGGCCCGTGACGAAGGAGACCGAAGAGGCGTAGTCGCGGTGGGTGACCGGGATGCCGGCCACGCCAGGTCCGGCGATGGCCGAGGTCACGCCGGGGACGACCTCGAAGGGGACGCCGTGTTTGGCGAGGTAGACCATCTCCTCGCCGCCCCGGCCGAAGACGAAGGAGTCGCCGCCCTTGAGCCGGACGACGGTCTTGCCTTCGTGGGCGAGTTCTGCGAGTCGCTCGTTGGTGTACTGCTGGGAGGTGCGCTCGCCGCGGGCGCGCTTGCCCACGTCCTCGCGGCGCTCTTCGGGGATCAGTTCGATGATGTCCGGGCCGGGGAGCTTGTCGTGGAGGACCACGTCGGCCTCGTCGAGCAGCCGGCGGGCCTTGACCGTCAGCAGGTCCGGATCGCCCGGGCCGCTGCCGACGAGGTAGACCTTCCCCGGCGCGATGTCGGCGTCGTCCGTCATATTGGGCGGCCTTTCGCGTCCCCGGTCAAGAATCCTCCCGTTTCGCCTCGTCGGGCTCCGCCCGTTTGGCCCGCTCGATCAGGTCGTCGGCGCCCTGGTCGGCCAGCTCGGCCGCCAGGTCGCGGGCGGCCCCCGCGTGGTGTTCGACGGGCAGGTCCCGGCCCGCGTTGATCTCCTCGGTTCCGTCCCGCGAGAGCACGCGCACGACCGTGTGGACGACCGTCCCCTGCACCGTCGCGTGGACGCCGATGGGCGCGACACAGCCCCCGCCGAGTTCGTCGAGGACGATCCGCTCGACGCTGGTGGCGACCCGCGTCGGCGGGTGATCGAGCGCCTCGTGGATCGCGTTTCCGACCGCGTCGTCGTGCGCGGTCACCGCCAGCGCCCCCTGTCCCGGCGCGGGGACGAACCGCTCGACGGGGAGTCGCTCGTACTCGACGGCGTGGAGCAGCCCCGTGCGCTCCAGCCCGGCCTCGGCCAGCACGATGGCGTCGTACTCGGTCTCGACCTCGCGCTCGGTCGCGCGGCGCTCGACCTCGTGGAGCCCGTCGAACCACTTCTCCATCTCGGCCCGCGTCGCGTCCGAGAGGTCCTCGAGGTCGGGGCCGTCTCCGTCGTCATCACTCTCACCGGCGGCCCGTTCCAGCCGCCGCTCGTGTTCGGCCTGCAGCGTGGGCGCGAGCAGCTTCTCGACGCGCGTGTCGACGTTCCCCCGGAGGGGTGCGATCTCCAGGTCCGGCCGCTCGGCGAGCAGTTCCGCCCCGCGCCGGAGGCTGGCGGTGCCGACCGTCGCGCCCTCGGGGAGGTCCGCGAAGGCGGTGCCCTCGGGCGTCACCATCACGTCGCCCGCCGGGCCGCGTTCGGGGACGCCGGCGACGATCAGGTCGGGCGCGCCCTCCGTCGGAACGTCCTTCATCGAGTGGACGGCGGCGTCCACGTCGCCGTCGATCACGCGCTGGTCGAGGCTCCGGACGAAGGCTCCGGTCTTGCCGAGGCGGTGGATCAGTTCGTCCTGCAACTGGTCGCCGGTGGTCTCGACCTCGACGAGTTCGACCGACCGCCGTCGCCCCTCGAGGGCCTCCGCGACGGTGGCGGCCTGCCGGAGTGCGAGATCGGACCCTCGCGTCGCCAGCCGGAGCGTCCTGTCTGTCATACCACTCCCTCGACGGCCCGCCGTGAAAAGGACATCAGTTCGGGCTCGCTACCAGGGTTCGCTCTTCAGCGAGAGCTTGTAGGCCACCAGGTTCGTCCCGACGTGCAGGACGGGGGTCATCACGAGGACCACCGCCAGCACCGCGGCGGTGAACGTCTCGAGGAACCAGCCCGGGGCCACGAGCGCCGTGAGCGCGAGGCCCCCGACGACGAAGTCCAGTTGATCGAGGCCGGGAAACGCCGCCCCGCGCTGTCTGCCCGACCGCCGCTTCAGGAACGACGCGGCGATGTCCCCGACCATCGCGCCGACCGGCAGGCTCACGACGACCGCGGGCTCGAAGGTCGGCAGCGTCGCCCCCACCGCGCCGTCGAGCAGCGGCTGCAGGACGTTCAGGAGTAGCGCCAGGGACGCGCCGGCCGCGATCCCCGCGGCGGTCCCCAGCCAGGTCTTCCCGTCGCCGAGCAGCCGTTTGTCGTTCCACGTCCGCCCACCGTCGATCGGTGGTCCCCCGCCCACCAGGACCGCAGCGTTGTTCGGGACGTACGCGGGCAACATCGTCCAGAACGCGACCGCGAGTACGGCGACGAGATCCATTCCTGCCGGATGAGAGACCAGCCCGTCCCTTAAGGCCCCGGGTTCCTGTCGGGCGATAGACTCAGTAGCGTGGGCCGCCAGCTACCGCCATGCTCCCGCCACTCGCGAGTCGGTTCGTCGCCGGCGAGACCGAAGCCACCGCGCTCGAACGGGCCCGCCGGCTGAACGAGCGCGGTATCGGCGCGATCCTGAACCGCCTGGGCGAACACTACGACCGCTCCGAACCGGCCGACGCGGACGCGAACGCCTATCTGACGCTGCTCGGGGATCTCGAAGGGACGGACCTCCGTGCGTGTCTCTCGATCAAGCCCTCCCAGATCGGCCTCGGCGTCGACGCGTCGCTGTTCCGGGCGAACCTCGACCGGATCGTCGAGCGGGCGCGCGAGACGGACGTCTTCGTCTGGCTCGACATGGAGGACCACACGACGACCGACGCGACACTCGACGCCTACGAGGCGCTGGCCGAGGAGTACGGCGGTGGGGTCGGCGTCTGCCTGCAGGCGAACCTCCAGCGCACCCCGGACGACATCGCCCGGCTGGCCGACTGCCCGGGGAAGGTACGGCTGGTCAAGGGGGCCTACGACGAACCGGCCGACCTGGCGGTCCCGGCCGACCGGGTCGACGACGCCTACCGCACCCTGCTGGAACAGTCGTTCGCGGAGCGTGACGGGGGGATCGCCGTGGGCAGTCACGACCCGGCGATGCTCGACGCCGCCGACCGCCTCCACGCCGAGTACGACACCCCCTACGAGATCCAGATGCTGATGGGCGTCCGCGAGGACGCCCAGGAACGGCTCGCGGCGGACCACGAGGTCTGGCAGTACGTCCCCTACGGTAGCAAGTGGCCCTCCTATTTCTACCGGCGCGTGGCCGAACGGCGGTCGAATCTGTACTTCGCGCTACGGGCAATCGTCAACTAGTAAAGGGAGGCACAAGTACGGTCCCGTACCGCATATGGCCTCCTGGAAACGGGACATCGCGAGCGGGCTCATCGTCCTGCTGCCGGTCATCGTCACGCTGTACGTCATCGCGTACCTCTACGGCATCATCGCCAGCTCGACGGCCGTCTTCGGCCTCGATCTCACGGTGTTGACGCAGCTGGGCGTTCCAGACGGGGCCCTGGGACTGGTCCGCGTGCTGACGACGCTCGTCGTCTTCTTCCTGCTGGTCCTCTCGATCGGCTATCTCAGCCGGACCGCCTTCGGCGACATCTTCGAGGACGTCCTGGACAACCTGATGAACCGCCTGCCCGGGCTCCGGGTCGTCTACAACGCCTCGAAGATGGCCGTCGAGACCGCCGTCTCGGGCACCGACGAACTCCAGACGCCCGTCCGGGTCGAGACCTGGCAGGGTCTCCGCATGACCGCGTTCAAGACCGGCAAGAAGACCGAGGACGGCCGCGACGTGCTCTTTCTCCCGACCGCGCCGAACATCACCACGGGCTTCGTCATCGAAGTCGAACCCGACGAGTACGAGGAACTGGACGAACGCGTCGAGGACGCCCTCACGCGCATCCTCAGCGCCGGCTTCGGCGAGTCCCGCGACGACAGCGTCGCGATCAGCGTCACCGAGGAACTGACCGGCGACGGGCGGGGTAGCTCGGACGGCGAATCGAGCCCCGACCGGACGGACGACTAAGCTCGCCTTACGCACCGCTTCGGACGGCTTACTCCCGCCGAGGGTCAGCTTACTCGCGCCGCGGCTCGCCTTACCTGCAGCGCAGACGACAACGCGGCGCGTAACTATACCCGTCGCCGAACAACGAACGCGGGCATGGCAACGAGCACAACGGAGCCACAGGAAGTAGCCGAGACGGCACAACGGACCGGGACGGACCCGTGGGTGATCGCCGCCGGCGCGTCGGTGATCCTCTCGTGGTACGAGTTCTTCCTCCGCGGGAACAAGGAGATGGGGCTGTTCGTCGGGCTGTGGCCGCCGACGTTCCTGGCCTTCGCGAGTTACTTCGAACAGCTCCGGATGGGCGGTCTCATGGACCGCGCGATGGGCAAGAGCGGGTTCGTGGAATCGGTCGAACGGATGATCCAGAACCGCTAGACGTAGTCGAACCAGTCGGCGTAGTCGTCGGTCCGGCGCTCGATGACCTCGAAGAAGCGCGTCTGCAACTCGTCGGTGACCGGGCCCTTCCGGCCCGCACCGATCTCGTTGTCGTCGACGCTCCGGATCGGCGTGACCTCCGCTGCCGTCCCCGTGAAGAACAGTTCGTCGGCGGTGTAGAGTTCGCCCCGTGAGATGGTCGCGCCGTCGTGGACGGTGTAGCCCAGGTCCTCAGCGATCGTGACGATCGACTGGCGCGTGATCCCGTCCAGGATCGACTCCGCCAGCCCCGTCGTGTACAGTTCGCCGTCGCGAACGAGGAAGATGTTCTCGCCCGGCCCTTCTGCGAC
Above is a genomic segment from Halorientalis sp. LT38 containing:
- the hemC gene encoding hydroxymethylbilane synthase: MTDRTLRLATRGSDLALRQAATVAEALEGRRRSVELVEVETTGDQLQDELIHRLGKTGAFVRSLDQRVIDGDVDAAVHSMKDVPTEGAPDLIVAGVPERGPAGDVMVTPEGTAFADLPEGATVGTASLRRGAELLAERPDLEIAPLRGNVDTRVEKLLAPTLQAEHERRLERAAGESDDDGDGPDLEDLSDATRAEMEKWFDGLHEVERRATEREVETEYDAIVLAEAGLERTGLLHAVEYERLPVERFVPAPGQGALAVTAHDDAVGNAIHEALDHPPTRVATSVERIVLDELGGGCVAPIGVHATVQGTVVHTVVRVLSRDGTEEINAGRDLPVEHHAGAARDLAAELADQGADDLIERAKRAEPDEAKREDS
- a CDS encoding CDP-2,3-bis-(O-geranylgeranyl)-sn-glycerol synthase produces the protein MDLVAVLAVAFWTMLPAYVPNNAAVLVGGGPPIDGGRTWNDKRLLGDGKTWLGTAAGIAAGASLALLLNVLQPLLDGAVGATLPTFEPAVVVSLPVGAMVGDIAASFLKRRSGRQRGAAFPGLDQLDFVVGGLALTALVAPGWFLETFTAAVLAVVLVMTPVLHVGTNLVAYKLSLKSEPW
- a CDS encoding proline dehydrogenase family protein, which produces MLPPLASRFVAGETEATALERARRLNERGIGAILNRLGEHYDRSEPADADANAYLTLLGDLEGTDLRACLSIKPSQIGLGVDASLFRANLDRIVERARETDVFVWLDMEDHTTTDATLDAYEALAEEYGGGVGVCLQANLQRTPDDIARLADCPGKVRLVKGAYDEPADLAVPADRVDDAYRTLLEQSFAERDGGIAVGSHDPAMLDAADRLHAEYDTPYEIQMLMGVREDAQERLAADHEVWQYVPYGSKWPSYFYRRVAERRSNLYFALRAIVN
- a CDS encoding DUF502 domain-containing protein; translation: MASWKRDIASGLIVLLPVIVTLYVIAYLYGIIASSTAVFGLDLTVLTQLGVPDGALGLVRVLTTLVVFFLLVLSIGYLSRTAFGDIFEDVLDNLMNRLPGLRVVYNASKMAVETAVSGTDELQTPVRVETWQGLRMTAFKTGKKTEDGRDVLFLPTAPNITTGFVIEVEPDEYEELDERVEDALTRILSAGFGESRDDSVAISVTEELTGDGRGSSDGESSPDRTDD